In the genome of Actinomycetota bacterium, the window GGATGCCCTCGTCGGCGTCGCGCTCGACCGCGCGCACCGCAGGCCGCAACGCCTCGTCCGTGCGGGCGGCGACCACCAGTTCCATCGCCGCCGCGAAGAGCGGCCCGCTGAACGACTTCGCCAGGAGATCCACGGCGAGCGAGAACCGGTCGCCGTTCGGCTGCGCGTTCTCGAGCTCGTGCCTGAGCTCCTCGCGGCGCTTGCGAGACAGGTGGACGATCGCCTCCGCGACCAGCTCCGCCTTGGTGTGGAAGTGGTGGACCTGCGCGCCGCGGGAGAGCCCCGCGCGTTTCACGATCTCGGTCGTGGTCGTGCCCGCGTAGCCACGCTCGACGAGGCAGT includes:
- a CDS encoding TetR family transcriptional regulator; this encodes MPKEKARRTQEERSAATRARLLDATIDCLVERGYAGTTTTEIVKRAGLSRGAQVHHFHTKAELVAEAIVHLSRKRREELRHELENAQPNGDRFSLAVDLLAKSFSGPLFAAAMELVVAARTDEALRPAVRAVERDADEGI